Proteins found in one Strix aluco isolate bStrAlu1 chromosome 29, bStrAlu1.hap1, whole genome shotgun sequence genomic segment:
- the ARRDC2 gene encoding arrestin domain-containing protein 2 isoform X3 gives MVAALAVRLQDNGEVTVLQAGRHEFPFTFQLPETLATSFEGKHGSVRYWVKAKLHRPWSTVKKVKKEFTVIEPIDINTPALLAPQAGAKEKLARAWYCNRGQVSVTAKIDRKGYTPGEVIPIFAEIDNCTTRAVVPKAAIIQTQTFIARGTKKQKKSVVTSIVGDSIAAGKREVWHGRALKIPPVGPSILQCRIIQVEYSLKVCVDIPGTSKLLLELPLVIGTIPLHPFGSRTSSVSSQYSVNLDWLSTIPEQPEAPPEYSAVVSSPEAEQSLAPPCRSELGGILEGPFFAYIQEFRFRPPPLYSEIDPNPPSDNIRPRCMTC, from the exons ATGGTGGCCGCGTTAGCTGTGAGGTTACAGG ACAATGGTGAGGTCACCGTCCTGCAGGCAGGAAGGCACGAGTTCCCCTTCACCTTCCAGCTCCCCGA GACTCTGGCTACCTCCTTCGAGGGAAAGCACGGCAGCGTGCGCTACTGGGTGAAGGCCAAACTGCACAGACCCTGGTCGACAGTGAAGAAAGTGAAGAAGGAGTTCACAGTGATTGAACCCATCGACATCAACACGCCTGCGCTGCTG GCTCCCCAGGCAGGTGCTAAGGAGAAACTTGCTCGTGCCTGGTACTGCAATCGTGGCCAGGTTTCTGTGACCGCCAAGATTGACCGAAAAGGTTACACCCCAG GTGAGGTCATCCCTATCTTTGCTGAGATCGACAACTGCACAACCCGAGCGGTGGTGCCCAAGGCGGCCATCATCCAGACTCAGACCTTCATCGCTCGGGGCActaagaagcagaagaaatcGGTAGTGACCAGCATCGTCGGTGACTCCATTGCAGCAGGGAAGCGGGAAGTGTGGCACGGGCGGGCACTGAAGATCCCACCAGTGGGTCCGTCCATCCTCCAGTGCCGCATCATCCAGGTGGAATACTCCCTGAAG GTTTGTGTGGATATTCCTGGGACGTCCAAGCTGCTCCTTGAACTGCCGCTTGTCATCGGAACCATCCCGCTGCATCCCTTCGGGAGCCGCACGTCCAGCGTCAGCAGCCAGTACAGCGTCAACCTGGACTGGCTGAGCACCATCCCGGAGCAGCCGGAGG ctCCCCCTGAATACTCAGCAGTTGTGTCCAGCCCAGAGGCCGAGCAGAGCCTGGCTCCGCCGTGCCGCAGCGAACTCGGCGGCATCCTGGAAGGTCCCTTCTTCGCCTACATCCAGGAGTTTCGCTTCCGACCACCTCCGCTCTACTCGGAG ATTGATCCGAACCCCCCTTCAGACAACATCCGTCCACGCTGCATGACCTGTTGA
- the SAXO5 gene encoding LOW QUALITY PROTEIN: stabilizer of axonemal microtubules 5 (The sequence of the model RefSeq protein was modified relative to this genomic sequence to represent the inferred CDS: inserted 3 bases in 2 codons; deleted 1 base in 1 codon; substituted 1 base at 1 genomic stop codon), whose product ARREGGGAVAMATRPGGCRSLPRPPAASAMATSAVPAIPAPLTGLPFLKASHFQLGAXAPGSARQPFSHTQFSPFWGVYRSAPAPXHGQGLGSAGGDGGDTSSETRLVFPERPLQPVAPVVPPESHVHVCTDPCIRVLSDAGELPLSPHPPSETPLTTAKKWKDNIPCGDREKIRLPPSVYTFLYLTRETQPATRPRHSHRGCLPTIKGDGQSYYHTSYQAQFKGERSAPAKPSEKHTSTIKFGDPRSSGSLCEQKRAYSAPGHQEHCXFSSSYLVSCRVYDKERAASQIHRTNMQLGDGCTRFSTSTSELFPGHDLEPVTIVHPNKYASSMPRGNEDPERNQALVRTTTTQLSYPETDRWNLTPKPDLLLQKHQSNVCLGDECSGSHFFSATQQAAYQPPCQSQRVMADSRSHRESHIPFHYHTDESSVTTTQAMLVPHRQQKQLLSEDMLQQIKCSHLGLPWRAQNLFRTQQKEEFTPKSRGPAEIQTANSPVSRIPLGTLKRYCPQRKVRKDTVPRGR is encoded by the exons GCTCGCCGGGAAGGTGGCGGAGCCGTCGCCATGGCGACGCGGCCCGGTGGCTGCCGAAGCCTG CCGCGGCCTCCCGCCGCCTCGGCGATGGCGACCAGCGCGGTGCCGGCGATCCCGGCCCCCCTGACGGGCCTTCCCTTCCTAAAGGCCTCCCACTTCCAGCTGGGGG GCGCGCCGGGAAGCGCCCGTCAGCCATTTTCTCACACCCAGTTCTCCCCTTTCTGGGGGGTTTACAGGTCGGCGCCGGCCCC CcacgggcaggggctgggctcggctggggGTGATGGTGGGGACACCTCCTCGGAAACTCGCCTGGTGTTTCCAGAGAGGCCTCTGCAACCGGTGGCCCCAGTTGTTCCCCCAGAGTCGCATGTCCACGTGTGCACAGACCCCTGCATCCGTGTCCTCAGCGACGCGGGAGAGCTTCCCCTGTCCCCACACCCCCCTTCAGAGACCCCCCTGACCACAGCCAAGAAATGGAAGGATAACATTCCATGTGGCGACAGAGAGAAAATAAGGCTCCCTCCATCCGTCTACACCTTCTTGTACCTGACACGGGAGACCCAGCCTGCTACCAGGCCACGGCACTCGCACAGGG GATGTCTTCCTACTATTAAAGGGGATGGACAGTCCTATTACCACACTTCTTATCAAGCGCAGTTTAAGGGTGAACGGAGTGCACCCGCAAAGCCAAGTGAAAAG CACACGTCTACTATTAAATTTGGGGATCCTAGAAGCAGTGGATCTTTGTGCGAGCAGAAACGTGCCTACAGTGCGCCAGGACACCAG GAACACTGCTAGTTCAGCAGCTCCTACCTGGTATCTTGCAGAGTCTATGACAAGGAACGTGCTGCCTCCCAGATCCACCGAACGAACATGCAGCTGGGGGATGGTTGCACCAGATTCTCCACCTCGACATCAGAGCTCTTCCCAGGGCATGATCTGG AGCCTGTAACTATTGTTCATCCCAACAAATATGCCTCATCCATGCCCAGAGGCAATGAAGACCCTGAGAGAAATCAAGCGTTGGTAAGAACCACGACTACACAGCTCTCCTACCCAGAG ACTGACAGGTGGAACCTCACACCGAAGCCTGACTTGCTACTTCAGAAACATCAAAGCAACGTCTGCCTGGGAGATGAGTGTTCAGGCTCCCATTTCTTCAGCGCAACGCAGCAGGCAGCCTATCAGCCGCCCTGCCAGAGCCAGAGGGTGATGGCAGACAGCAGGAGCCACCGCGAGAGCCACATCCCCTTCCACTACCACA CAGATGAAAGTTCTGTCACAACCACGCAGGCCATGCTGGTCCCACACAGACAGCAGAAACAACTACTCTCTGAAGACATGCTACAGCAG ATCAAATGCTCACACCTGGGGCTACCCTGGAGGGCGCAGAACCTCTTCAGGACCCAGCAGAAAGAGGAGTTCACGCCCAAGTCCAGAGGCCCAGCGGAAATCCAAACGGCAAACTCCCCAGTGAGCCGTATCCCCCTGGGGACCCTGAAAAGATACTGTCCCCAGAGGAAGGTGAGAAAAGATACTGTCCCCAGAGGAAGGTGA
- the ARRDC2 gene encoding arrestin domain-containing protein 2 isoform X1: MSRGCPRSWGATGRSPPTPGSREEKGWGGGGPACTCSLPCFAAPGGAAPSRPVPPHRGRPRARRALKARRAAAGPGCAARRALAMIFDRLKRFLIVLEGTERDSPAAFSPGQAVSGRVVLELAAAARLGALRLRAMGAARVHWTESRSAGSSTAYTQSYSDQVEFLSHRDTLLAPPDNGEVTVLQAGRHEFPFTFQLPETLATSFEGKHGSVRYWVKAKLHRPWSTVKKVKKEFTVIEPIDINTPALLAPQAGAKEKLARAWYCNRGQVSVTAKIDRKGYTPGEVIPIFAEIDNCTTRAVVPKAAIIQTQTFIARGTKKQKKSVVTSIVGDSIAAGKREVWHGRALKIPPVGPSILQCRIIQVEYSLKVCVDIPGTSKLLLELPLVIGTIPLHPFGSRTSSVSSQYSVNLDWLSTIPEQPEAPPEYSAVVSSPEAEQSLAPPCRSELGGILEGPFFAYIQEFRFRPPPLYSEIDPNPPSDNIRPRCMTC, translated from the exons ATGTCGCGGGGCTGCCCGAGGAGCTGGGGAGCCACGGGCCGATCCCCCCCAACCCCAGGGAGCCGGGaagagaaggggtgggggggtggggggccggcCTGCACATGCTCGCTGCCTTGTTTTGcagcgcccggcggggccgccccgtcccgtcccgtcccgccccacCGGGGCCGCCCCCGGGCGCGCCGGGCACTTAaagcgcggcgggcggcggcggggccgggctgtgCCGCGCGCCGCGCTCTCGCCATGATCTTCGATCGCCTCAAACGGTTCTTGATCGTGCTGGAAGGGACGGAgcgggactccccggccgccttCAGCCCCGGGCAGGCGGTGTCGGGCCGGGTGGTGCTggagctggcggcggcggcgcggctcgGAGCCCTGAGGCTGCGGGCGATGGGCGCTGCCCGCGTTCACTGGACCGAGTCCCGCAGCGCCGGCTCCAGCACCGCCTACACGCAGAGCTACAGCGACCAGGTGGAGTTTCTCAGCCACCGCGACACGCTGTTGGCACCCCCAG ACAATGGTGAGGTCACCGTCCTGCAGGCAGGAAGGCACGAGTTCCCCTTCACCTTCCAGCTCCCCGA GACTCTGGCTACCTCCTTCGAGGGAAAGCACGGCAGCGTGCGCTACTGGGTGAAGGCCAAACTGCACAGACCCTGGTCGACAGTGAAGAAAGTGAAGAAGGAGTTCACAGTGATTGAACCCATCGACATCAACACGCCTGCGCTGCTG GCTCCCCAGGCAGGTGCTAAGGAGAAACTTGCTCGTGCCTGGTACTGCAATCGTGGCCAGGTTTCTGTGACCGCCAAGATTGACCGAAAAGGTTACACCCCAG GTGAGGTCATCCCTATCTTTGCTGAGATCGACAACTGCACAACCCGAGCGGTGGTGCCCAAGGCGGCCATCATCCAGACTCAGACCTTCATCGCTCGGGGCActaagaagcagaagaaatcGGTAGTGACCAGCATCGTCGGTGACTCCATTGCAGCAGGGAAGCGGGAAGTGTGGCACGGGCGGGCACTGAAGATCCCACCAGTGGGTCCGTCCATCCTCCAGTGCCGCATCATCCAGGTGGAATACTCCCTGAAG GTTTGTGTGGATATTCCTGGGACGTCCAAGCTGCTCCTTGAACTGCCGCTTGTCATCGGAACCATCCCGCTGCATCCCTTCGGGAGCCGCACGTCCAGCGTCAGCAGCCAGTACAGCGTCAACCTGGACTGGCTGAGCACCATCCCGGAGCAGCCGGAGG ctCCCCCTGAATACTCAGCAGTTGTGTCCAGCCCAGAGGCCGAGCAGAGCCTGGCTCCGCCGTGCCGCAGCGAACTCGGCGGCATCCTGGAAGGTCCCTTCTTCGCCTACATCCAGGAGTTTCGCTTCCGACCACCTCCGCTCTACTCGGAG ATTGATCCGAACCCCCCTTCAGACAACATCCGTCCACGCTGCATGACCTGTTGA
- the LOC141916331 gene encoding ectoderm-neural cortex protein 1-like isoform X1, with the protein MAAGALSGLVAVLETYRGRDRVVRALCYGCQLAGGALAGPQAPPSGLPGSLLAVSAQLSACRTALRLFDDFAMLSYSCGYGLGPKDEDSLVRGLSVLCNLASQLYYPCEHVAWAADAGIIPVGSRKWWTLSTALWAMSLLLGILRSLRILFQLRRKLRQHKRTSSPQSQQEMKAQVKAEVLSVLTDAADLANAIHWLPPGFLWAGRFPPWLSTMSVSSHENRKSRSSSGSMNIHLFHKPGHADSLLTHLNLLRKRHLFTDAVLRAGNQTFHCHRAVLASCSRYFDAMFSGGLKESRDAEVNFHDSLHPEVLELLLDYAYSARVLINEENAESLLEAGDMLQFQDIRDASADFLEKNLYPGNCLNMLLLSDAHCCERLLELSWRMALANFTSLCKTEDFLRLPKDKLLELVESEELEVEDETLVYEAVIGWIRYDLPRRHEVLPELLRSVRLALLPESYLRKQVACEKLVTSHKLGEEIVADAVRCKMKILQNDGLVTGCCARPRKVSQALLLLGGQTFMCDKIYMLDHKTSEIIPRADIPSPRKECSACAIGCKVYITGGKGSENGASKDVWVYDTLHDEWAKAAPMLVARFGHGSAELDHCLYVVGGHTAMSGAFPASPSVSLKQVEHYDPQLDKWSLVAPLREGVSNAAVVGAKMKLFVFGGTSANQEKLPKVQCFDPCQNRWTVPASCPQPWRYTAAAVVGSHIIVIGGDTEFSASSAYRFHSDTFQWSKFGDVTAKRISCRAVTSGNRLYVVGGYCGAQRCKTLDCYDPSSDTWSSVTTVPYSLIPTAFVSTWKYLSA; encoded by the exons ATGGCGGCGGGCGCCCTCAGCGGCCTGGTCGCGGTGCTGGAGACCTACCGCGGCCGCGACCGGGTG GTCCGTGCGCTCTGCTATGGCTGTCAGCTGGCGGGCGGGGCGCTGGCCGGGCCGCAGGCCCCGCCATCCGGGCTGCCCGGGAGCCTCCTGGCTGTGTCGGCCCAGCTGAGCGCCTGCCGCACGGCCCTGCGGCTCTTCGACGACTTCGCCATGCTCAGCTACAGCTGCGGCTACGGGCTGGGCCCCAAG GACGAGGACAGCCTGGTGCGGGGGCTGTCGGTGCTCTGCAACCTGGCCAGCCAGCTCTACTACCCCTGCGAGCATGTCGCGTGGGCGGCTGACGCCGGCATCATCCCTGTCGGCTCTCGGAAGTGGTGGACTCTGAGCACAGCGCTCTGGGCCATGTCCCTGCTCCTGGGCATCCTGCG ATCCCTGAGAATCTTGTTCCAGTTAAGAAGAAAGCTGAGGCAGCACAAGCG TACATCATCTCCTCAGAGTCAACAGGAAATGAAAGCCCAAGTGAAGGCTGAAGTCTTGAGCGTCCTCACAGACGCGGCAGATCTCGCCAACGCAATCCACTGGCTGCCTCCGGGATTTCTTTGGGCTGGCCGCTTTCCTCCATG GCTCAGCACCATGTCGGTCAGCAGCCACGAGAACCGGAAATCTCGCTCGAGCTCCGGCTCCATGAACATCCACCTTTTTCACAAACCGGGCCACGCCGACAGCCTCCTCACCCACCTCAACCTGCTCCGCAAGCGGCACCTCTTCACCGACGCCGTGCTGCGGGCGGGGAACCAGACCTTCCACTGCCACCGCGCCGTCCTGGCCTCCTGCAGCCGGTACTTCGACGCCATGTTCAGCGGGGGCCTGAAGGAGAGCAGAGACGCCGAAGTCAACTTCCACGACTCCCTCCACCCcgaggtgctggagctgctgctggattACGCCTACTCGGCCCGGGTGCTGATTAACGAGGAGAACGCGGAGTCTTTGCTGGAGGCTGGGGACATGCTGCAGTTTCAGGACATTCGGGACGCTTCGGCCGACTTTCTGGAGAAGAATCTCTACCCTGGGAATTGTTTGAACATGCTGCTGCTGTCCGATGCCCACTGCTGCGAGCGGCTGCTGGAGCTGTCCTGGAGGATGGCGTTGGCCAACTTCACTTCGCTCTGCAAGACCGAAGATTTCCTCCGCCTGCCCAAAGACaagctgctggagctggtggagAGCGAAGAGCTGGAGGTAGAGGATGAGACGTTGGTCTACGAAGCTGTTATAGGTTGGATCCGATACGATTTGCCCCGACGCCACGAAGTTCTGCCCGAGCTGCTGCGCTCCGTCCGCCTGGCCCTTCTGCCCGAGTCCTACCTGCGGAAGCAAGTGGCCTGCGAGAAGCTGGTGACCAGCCACAAGCTGGGGGAGGAGATCGTGGCCGACGCCGTACGATGCAAAATGAAGATCCTGCAAAACGATGGCCTGGTGACGGGGTGCTGTGCCCGACCCCGCAAGGTCAGccaggccctgctgctgctcgGTGGCCAGACCTTCATGTGTGACAAGATTTACATGCTGGATCACAAAACCAGCGAGATCATCCCTCGTGCCGACATCCCGAGCCCTCGTAAAGAGTGCAGCGCCTGCGCCATCGGGTGCAAAGTGTACATCACCGGCGGCAAAGGCTCCGAGAACGGCGCTTCCAAAGACGTCTGGGTTTACGACACCCTCCACGACGAGTGGGCAAAAGCTGCTCCCATGCTGGTGGCGCGGTTTGGCCACGGCTCCGCTGAGCTGGACCACTGTCTGTACGTGGTGGGGGGTCACACCGCCATGAGCGGCGCCTTCCCGGCCTCTCCCTCCGTCTCTCTGAAGCAAGTCGAACACTACGACCCGCAGCTGGACAAATGGTCCTTGGTGGCTCCTCTCCGAGAAGGCGTAAGCAACGCCGCCGTGGTGGGAGCCAAGATGAAGCTCTTTGTTTTCGGTGGCACCAGCGCCAACCAGGAGAAGCTGCCCAAGGTGCAGTGCTTCGACCCCTGCCAGAACCGCTGGACGGTGCctgccagctgcccccagccctggcgaTACACGGCCGCCGCCGTGGTGGGCAGCCACATCATTGTCATCGGCGGGGACACGGAGTTCTCCGCCAGCTCCGCTTACCGCTTCCACAGTGACACCTTCCAGTGGTCCAAATTTGGGGACGTCACCGCGAAACGCATCAGCTGCCGCGCTGTTACGTCGGGTAACAGACTGTACGTGGTGGGGGGCTACTGCGGGGCTCAGCGCTGCAAAACGCTGGACTGTTACGACCCATCATCCGATACCTGGAGCAGCGTCACGACGGTGCCTTATTCCCTCATCCCCACCGCCTTCGTCAGCACCTGGAAGTACCTCTCTGCCTGA
- the ARRDC2 gene encoding arrestin domain-containing protein 2 isoform X2, producing MQPLGRVRSLAVELEGGQVCGAYGSGELLHGRVRLELRGALRLRALEVYARGRALAHWLENHSVGLNVVYHDYTASQTFLNRRCQLIPDNGEVTVLQAGRHEFPFTFQLPETLATSFEGKHGSVRYWVKAKLHRPWSTVKKVKKEFTVIEPIDINTPALLAPQAGAKEKLARAWYCNRGQVSVTAKIDRKGYTPGEVIPIFAEIDNCTTRAVVPKAAIIQTQTFIARGTKKQKKSVVTSIVGDSIAAGKREVWHGRALKIPPVGPSILQCRIIQVEYSLKVCVDIPGTSKLLLELPLVIGTIPLHPFGSRTSSVSSQYSVNLDWLSTIPEQPEAPPEYSAVVSSPEAEQSLAPPCRSELGGILEGPFFAYIQEFRFRPPPLYSEIDPNPPSDNIRPRCMTC from the exons ATGCAGCCCCTGGGGCGTGTGCGGAGCTTGGCGGTGGAGCTGGAGGGTGGGCAAGTGTGCGGCGCCTACGGCAGCGGGGAGCTGCTGCACGGCCGGGTGCGGCTGGAGCTACGCGGGGCGCTGCGCCTGCGGGCGCTGGAGGTCTACGCTCGCGGACGCGCCCTCGCGCACTGGCTGGAGAACCACAGCGTGGGGCTCAACGTCGTCTACCATGACTACACGGCCTCCCAGACCTTCCTGAACCGCCGCTGCCAGCTCATCCCTG ACAATGGTGAGGTCACCGTCCTGCAGGCAGGAAGGCACGAGTTCCCCTTCACCTTCCAGCTCCCCGA GACTCTGGCTACCTCCTTCGAGGGAAAGCACGGCAGCGTGCGCTACTGGGTGAAGGCCAAACTGCACAGACCCTGGTCGACAGTGAAGAAAGTGAAGAAGGAGTTCACAGTGATTGAACCCATCGACATCAACACGCCTGCGCTGCTG GCTCCCCAGGCAGGTGCTAAGGAGAAACTTGCTCGTGCCTGGTACTGCAATCGTGGCCAGGTTTCTGTGACCGCCAAGATTGACCGAAAAGGTTACACCCCAG GTGAGGTCATCCCTATCTTTGCTGAGATCGACAACTGCACAACCCGAGCGGTGGTGCCCAAGGCGGCCATCATCCAGACTCAGACCTTCATCGCTCGGGGCActaagaagcagaagaaatcGGTAGTGACCAGCATCGTCGGTGACTCCATTGCAGCAGGGAAGCGGGAAGTGTGGCACGGGCGGGCACTGAAGATCCCACCAGTGGGTCCGTCCATCCTCCAGTGCCGCATCATCCAGGTGGAATACTCCCTGAAG GTTTGTGTGGATATTCCTGGGACGTCCAAGCTGCTCCTTGAACTGCCGCTTGTCATCGGAACCATCCCGCTGCATCCCTTCGGGAGCCGCACGTCCAGCGTCAGCAGCCAGTACAGCGTCAACCTGGACTGGCTGAGCACCATCCCGGAGCAGCCGGAGG ctCCCCCTGAATACTCAGCAGTTGTGTCCAGCCCAGAGGCCGAGCAGAGCCTGGCTCCGCCGTGCCGCAGCGAACTCGGCGGCATCCTGGAAGGTCCCTTCTTCGCCTACATCCAGGAGTTTCGCTTCCGACCACCTCCGCTCTACTCGGAG ATTGATCCGAACCCCCCTTCAGACAACATCCGTCCACGCTGCATGACCTGTTGA
- the LOC141916331 gene encoding peroxisomal membrane protein 11C-like isoform X2, whose protein sequence is MAAGALSGLVAVLETYRGRDRVVRALCYGCQLAGGALAGPQAPPSGLPGSLLAVSAQLSACRTALRLFDDFAMLSYSCGYGLGPKIPENLVPVKKKAEAAQAYIISSESTGNESPSEG, encoded by the exons ATGGCGGCGGGCGCCCTCAGCGGCCTGGTCGCGGTGCTGGAGACCTACCGCGGCCGCGACCGGGTG GTCCGTGCGCTCTGCTATGGCTGTCAGCTGGCGGGCGGGGCGCTGGCCGGGCCGCAGGCCCCGCCATCCGGGCTGCCCGGGAGCCTCCTGGCTGTGTCGGCCCAGCTGAGCGCCTGCCGCACGGCCCTGCGGCTCTTCGACGACTTCGCCATGCTCAGCTACAGCTGCGGCTACGGGCTGGGCCCCAAG ATCCCTGAGAATCTTGTTCCAGTTAAGAAGAAAGCTGAGGCAGCACAAGCG TACATCATCTCCTCAGAGTCAACAGGAAATGAAAGCCCAAGTGAAGGCTGA